TCCTGGCaggacaaatgcaaattacaaaGATGTGCAGCTGGCCTTGTTATCCCTCTGCCGCCCTCTGCCCTTGCGGTGGTTGTGGACCCAGTGGCTACTACGATCCCTGCTTTGGACCCTACAATGGTCCATTCAACTCCTGGTGTGGCGCAAGTGGTCCAGGATTCTGGGGCGGACGCTGTTGCTAGTCGTCGCCAGGACGAGAAAGATCGATCGTCTTCACATGCAACAGTCGGGAGGGTTTAAACAttcaaaaatgcaataaaattcacaaatatatttgtgtatgaCTTTAATAGAAGGGTTAAGAAATttggaaatacacttgtaacagtgtgggcatacagccatctggaagcaaaatttggtggctccagcttttatagtctccgAGCCCCAGgagctcaacaagacggacggacagacagacatggcaatatagactcggctgttgatgctgatcaagaatataccctgtggggtcggaaacgcttccttctcaGTGTTGCCACTAACCACGATGCTGCAGTTTCATCATTTGGAAATTCAAATATACATAGCCACAAATGTCTAATATAAATGCGTCTGAAATCCCAAGGCCAACTTTgagaattttaattacaactAGAATATCCTATTGAACCATATTTCATATCAGCATCAGGCATCATCAAATACGAGCTAGAGCCcctttttgcacacatttcaCCTTTTGTGGGTCACTGCTTTTGCACTGCTTTCTGGTCGTGGTTCGTTTTTGGTTCTCTGGTCCTATTTTATGCTCTGTGTCATGTAATTTACATGACGTGTGGCTCATGAAATGTGGATGCGTTGATTACATGTTATGATATCACTTTGTGTTTGCTAGGGACAACAAACAGCACGTAAAGGATGTGTGATTTCTGCTGGTAATGCAAGTGAATCTAAATGCGGGGactgcaggagctgctgctgccgcagatGTGATGTGTGTGGCTAGAGTTCTGTCAAAGTAAAAGCCAAATCTTGCGGTATTGCTCTGTGTATGCCATATGCCATAACAAAGGTAAATGAACGAATTTTAGAGCACATTTTCACCTTATAGAGAACGCCAAATACCTTTTCAATTCGTCGTTAGCATCTGACCCCAACTGATTAAATCAGTGCAGGGGCTTctgtaattgaaaaattttcaattgtcgaatggaatatacatataagacaataaacaggaaaaacagaaaaacaagtACGAGTATTGCTGCTGTCAATTGATATTAAAACAATGAACATTAACTCCTGTCCGGTCCTGTCCTGTGCGTGGTGATTCGAGGGCGGGGGTCACATCATGTAAGTGGAAAGCGAAAGTCGGAATGGGTTTATCATTGCTTTCGACATGTTGAATATGACACTGAAACACTCATTCACTCacttttcaataaaaaacgaggagggacgtgtgagacgcttcaaatgcgtcacaacttttgtacccggtactcagtaggaattgcgtttttagttttctcttatcttgaaaattgtggatacagcagattttcgctcATTGTGGGGCAGTGTGATAATGCAACAGCCTGAAGGCACTTcagtggctctagctctcatagtctctgagaactaacGGACAGACtgacatacagacagacagatatagactcggctattaatgctgatcTGGCCATTCTCTAGGGAactgcgtttttagttttctcttatcttcaaaaatgTGGACATAAGAGATATTCGCCCTTCGTGGTGGCGAAAGTTAGCGGGCGAAATTTCGAAACAACCTTGttacagtgtgatatcacatgagtcttcacacaaaatttggtgacccTAGCTCtatctctgatatccaggcgctcatcacgatggacggacagacagacatacagataTAGATTCGGCTCTTGAAgctaatcaagaatatatatacttcaTGGGGTCGGAAATAATTCCTTCAGGGCGTTACACACATTGCTCCcaccaaataaaatatttcctaattactcttcgagtaccgggtgtaaaacACTAGTTTAAGTGCTTTGATTGGTAGCAGAAAAGCATCTGCGCAGCGCGGGATgctatataattatattttgattgaaaatatGCCTAGGAGTTCTGCTCGCACAAAAGTAGTATATTTAACAGTCCCTGCTGTTCGGCAACACATTgatcacacgcacacacgcatgaAACCTGGAGGcatacaacattttatttagttcAACCTGCCAGAAGCAGGAAGCCTCTGCCTGCGAAGGCCTTCAATTGCTAATTAATTCATATGTGTGGTgtcaaaagtttattttgtgctgtaattaaaagtgagtgtgtgtgcgtgtagaAGACTGAGCACCACAAAATctaatttgcacattttcgcACTTAATGCTGGAGAGCTGAGGAAAGGGtgtagagagggagagaaggaaagcaaaaacatgGAGGTTGAGTAGCTGACGACAGCATTGACAAGGCACTGTCACCCGTACCAAAATGTGCGGCTAATATCCTTTCATTTATTTGGtcgtctcgtgtgtgtctcttggAGGGAGTAGCGCCATGtggaaaatgtatgcatacGCATTAATTTCCGCTTTGTCTTTCACATTTTCACTTAACCCTGCTCGCCGGCAGCGTCTTGTAAGTGAAATATAAGGCGGTGGTTCCTTAACTTAATTATTGACTTTAATGATGCTTTCTTGAGgcttaaaaatgttaaaaagggtgaaatttaattaaaagtagcTGCAAGTGAGGGATATAAATCAAGAAAATACGGTGAAGGTTTACTCTGCAAgcctgtttgtttgctgttgctatcCTTGTTCCTTCGAGTCGGTAAGTAGAATAAGTTTCTGTGGTAAGTTCTGCATTCGAGTTaatgccaaacaatttgtcaaCGATATCGGGGTGTTATCAGAGATTGCTGATTGAAATTTTCTATCGCTGAAAGATTGCTGGAAGATTGATTTGCAACAGGCATCAACGTGGCACACTGCGAGAGAGACGGACGGATATATCCAAACAATGTTTGAGCACGAGAGCAGCGCACAATGTTCAGTTGAAGATGAAAATGATTGATTTGCCATAAtgccagcaggcagagagcGCAAACGGAGTGCTCTCCTTTGCAGCTCTCCTTCCCAgtgtctgtttttgttgttgtttcacaAGTGAATCAGGCACCAGTAGAGAGTGGAGGGGTACGTGGGGCATTTGCtaatcatcaatcaatcataTTGCCACGGGGAATTGCTCTATGTCCatgcataaaacaaaaggcagaatTATTCTCTGTAAAGTATGCCATGCCATGGGGTTGTCTTTGGATTTGTCGCTGCTTGTCTTTTCTCTTCTTGTCTTtcctggctgactggctggctggactgactggctggttggctggcgAATTTAATTTCACCTGTCAATCAGAATTTGCGACTGCTTTACAGCCAGACTTTAAAACGACCAGAAGCAATGGACAAGGGGAATGGTAACAAAAGGTCAGACCCCTAGATAGGAGAGGAGGCGTGGGTACAATAGAAATGCACTGTATAGAGTAGACTACGAAAAACTTGCCCAAATTGATTGTAATTGACATTTATTGGACAGCAGACAGGGCTGACACACAATCTGAAACCCGTTTGCAGCGTTTCTTCTCCTACCTAAGATTTTGGAAGAGCGAAAGGTAAAGGCATTGGATGCAGTATTTTTCTCTTTGGGCAGGAAGGAAACtataattatacccggtattcgaagagtaaatagggtatattgtttttgtcgtgagaagtggatgtatgtaaagcagagaaggaaacgctTCCGACCCCagaaagtatatacatatattcttgatcagcatcaatagccgggTCGATACAGTCTTGAAGAGCGCCTGgatataaaagctagagccaccaaattgttCCTTTAAGACTACTGTAAGCTCACACTGTTGCAAGTGTCATTCAAAATTtcgcaccaaaaaaaaaaagaaaatctgctgtattcacaattttgaagacaGGAGAATactaaaaatgcaattccgcagggaattaccatatctatcagattgcataattgggattagattggatcgctattatagccagaatgaagacatttattttcagtggctacccccactcCCTCCAGAAGCTTAACTTATGTTTACATTCTGTTGTCATTCCTTCTCGCTAGCACGCTCTGCACGCTATACTTTTGGGGAGGGTGCTGAGGTTAAAGGGCGAGTTGGTGTGAGAACAGCTATACCGATTGAGTACatggtataaaagttgtggcgGGTACGAAGGTTCTCACcaacgttcctactcgttttaatcattttcaatccactaaaaaactaaaataattcattaacAGATTTTgagccttttttttggctgttcaTATGTTcttacttatttttttttaatatttgtaaatatgtaaaataaaacagatGAAAATGCAGCCCTGCCACTACAGCATCGGTGGCCCGCTAATTGATCGCACTTCATTACATAttaaccccaaccccaactgAAACGaaaccataaataattaaaaaacactttgaaaataattaatcaattCGTCAGTTAAACGATTTTCGTGGCTTTTAGCGCGCTCTAAAAATCAGTGGAacaaattttttaatattttttttgcacacacatttaattgaaaaacttttgctccgAAAATGCCATGCAACTGAAGGAAGGGGACATTGACATTGTCGTTGGCTGTCGATTGTGTGGCCATTGAAGGAATTTCCACACAAAGGCTTCCTTTCTCCACACACATGTGATAGACACAGTGGgctatagatacatatatagagaggaagagagatgAATAGAGCGAACGAGAGAGATAGAACAACTAAGTTTTTGGCTAAAATTTACTTTagaacaaattaaaagttcaAGTTTTCTGCCTCCTCGACTCGATGGCATGGCGGGTTGGAGCGTGTGAAGTTTTACAAGAGGATAACCCGAAAGAAAGATTTTCCCACCTCTTCCtttccccctctctttctgtcttgctattcttcttctttggggtatgggatgtgtgtgggggcgtgACTGTACTCAATGTTGTACTTTGGCTTGTACTTTATGCGCCACTGCACAATCATTAAAGTTCAAATGGAATCGGGGACTACGAGCAGCAATCCCTCAAGTTCCCGGAAAACTTTTTCAAATGTTTGTCATTCATTGAAGCCCCCCCTTCCCCCAACCCACTTCCGGTCAGACCTTGCTACATTCGGTCTCCATGTGTTTGAGATACGGTATAGTCAGCATCAGACAATTACCCAAGTAATCGCCAGATGGTAGATGAAAAGCGACTTTCAGATACTATTTTTAAACATAAAAGATTGAAGAATTGTTTAGATATGGATTTGTGACTAGAAAGATATGGAAATATGTAATTAGTATGATTGTTTAAtagcagcacaacacccacccgaTGTTCCCTGAGCCAACCCGGCACCCCCCTTAGTAGACAGAtagtgctgacgagacgacaaaTCCCGGGACCGTTACAAAGTAGAAAGTAGATGTTCGTAAAAATTTCTCTTTACAGAACTACTcttagatatgtacatatgtatgtatatctgaacgttgatatgcaatgactgcaccatcaagtggcccatgcgacaccaagccgaccgaggggcgctgccgcatgacgcgcaaACCGGACCGGTCGCGaacatgcaggaaagatagattaTACCCGAATATTCGCGAAAAATTAGAGCGAAACACAactaaaaaaactaaacaagcaaaattaccaaaatcaaaaacaaaacgagaaattTATTGAAAGGGGTGGGGGGAAGCCAGTGATAGACatagtcattccctacggaattgcgtttttagttttctcttatcttcaaagttgtggatacagcagattttcgcgcTTTGTTGGGGCGGAAGAGgtcggggctaattttttaaatacacttgtatcggCGTGATATctcagcagtctggaggcaaagtTCTATGGCTCTtgtatagtctctgatatacAGGGGCTATTCAAGACAGGCGATTAGACTCGGACAGCaggtcggaaacgtttgcttctgtgcattacatacatacatccacttttctccacaaataaaatatactctatttactcttcgaatacCGGGTTTAAAAAACAATATCTTTTCTCTCAATGGCCGATTAGCCGCAATCTAAAAGTTAGCTTTGAAACGCACCAACCAGGAAAAGTACTGTaaagttttcttgtttttctaaCAAAAATATGCTAATTTCTTGCATTCCTATCAAAGACCAAGATTAGAGGGCCGAGGCAAAGTTATTTTTGGGGCAACCCCAAGAGCATTTCAGGGGTCGCAGGTCACAAAGTCCGATACGTCATCAGGCGGCGGCAGagcatcatcataatcataaatGATAAATTGTCAATTCCCGCTGGCCATGTCCTTTTCTTCCTTTCTCAAAGTTTTCTTccataaaagaaaacgcagCAGCAAGTTTTCCCCCAATTTGGTGACTAAGGAGGGCAGTTCGGGGTGCCAAAGTAATAAAGGAAACACAACAATCATATTTTTATGgggggaaatgcaaatgcaaaatggcagACAGCAGGACAACAAGCCAAAGCATACCCACACCTACGCCCATACCAACCAATTTCAACTCATTCGCGAGTTCTTGTTGTAGCCGTAAGGAATCCCATGGAGAAGCTGAAAACAACTAAACTGAATTTATGGCACTTCAGCGAAGGGTATACTCTTATCTTTATCGTGCATTATTATGAgttatatttgttattttctgtgctaaaaaaaataccagaatCCTTTATCAGATTTATTTCAATCGAAATATGGCGTTAAATATTGGTCAGATTTAAAAGATTGTACATGTGAGAATAAATCGAAGTAATGGGTGTAGGGCAGACAAGGCAATCCGAGATCGCTCTTCATTTTGCTTTCACTTTTAAATTACTCTTAGTCCAATGGCTGATAAGTAAAACTCAAAAAGAAGTTCTTAGCCCTATTTTCAGCATACCCTTTGGTAGGGAGTAAGCCCAGCAAGAGGCTGGTCGGTAGGAAAAACCCGCAATCAAATCAAGTTTCTGTAGGTGGCAATGATGCTCCTGCCGTTGCTCAAGCGGCcagcttcttctcctgctcctgttgccGATAAAATGATTTGCGTACAAATTGGTTCAGGGCGAAATTCGATTGAGCTGTGAGAATATTCAGGCTTCCCTTTGTTAACCGGGTTAACGCGCAAAGGGCTCGCACAAGGGGGTCGCAAAGGGGATGATCGGAAAAAATAGAAGGCAAAAATATGGCaaaagagcagcggcagtcgaCCACAACAAATGGAAGGGCGGGGGATAAAAAAATTGTATGGCAGGCGCCAGAAACGAACTTCGTAAAGAGCTATGCCCGATTTgagagaaacgaaaaaaactttttttgccAAAAACGAAGTTTAAGAGGAGAAAAAACTCCTAAAAGCTTTTGTGGTTATTGCATTCTCTTCTTCCATTCCTTGCCTCTCCTTGttctttccttttgcctttccttattctttttcttttgcctttttttattctttcttttttctggaATGCGGGGCGTAACAAtctctgatgctgatgccaaATATGCCGgaaatttttaatgatttccgTTAGCACAGGAGTCCTGTCTCCTCCGAAGGAGTCGCTTCTCCGATtctcaaatgaaaacaaatcgCCATCGTGCTGCAGTCAGCAAAAGTCGtcgcagcagccaaagaaaagcattcattacattttttataaatttttctcgctctctctcactcgtagtggccaaacaatttgtggaGATTCATAGGATAAATCAATCGATATGTCATCATTAGTTGTAAGGATACACCCCCCGCTCTCCACCGCAGGCGAGTACCCAGTGCACACTAAAGTGGACACAAGTCATTCATACATCATGAGAACATGACCATGAAAAAAAGGTTGAAAGGACCCTGCCCTGTGGTGTGCTTTGGCTTAAAACTTGTTGTACAATTTTGATGCTTTGTTTCACTTTACTTTGGCAATTTTCTCTGCCAGGTTCTTTCTGTTTTCCGGCTAGTTTCCATCTTTCATGATTTACTCGATATAGTTGGGGGGAACATTTAAGCCCATTACAAATCAGCAAAGCAAtgtgaaataaacaaaattaagtcagcaaacactcacacacaaacacacatattgTCAGCGCTCTTTTGAGACGCTCTCTTAAGCCTTAGGTGTTTGGCACTGGTGGGGGGCTGAAAGCTAAAGCATAAAAGCCAGAAACATGTTGATTACATTTACCAGATTAAAGCAGACATAATCAATCTCGGCGATTGcctcactgactgactgactgacggacagaAGGACACACAGACTGATAGACTGAATGAGTATGTAGCCCCCAAGGcacaggagaaggagaagtgAAGAGCAATGGACACCTGGGCAGAGAATGCTACCTGCGAAAGCCGTGCTGACACAAAGAGCGACGTTTGATTAAGCGAAGCAGCgcctttggcagcagcaggcactaGGACATGACATCCTACTCCCAGACCCCATCCTCCAGAAGACACCAACCACCTCATTCTCTTTGTGACGCTGCCAAATGCAATCAGATTACACTTCGTTTGCCGTTCTTAGTTGGATCCCCTTTTAAAATTTTTCCCCTCCTTCTAAGTTTGCTGCGTTAACACGGagcggcaaaagcaaacgTAAAACTAGAGAGCGAGCAGCTAAGTTTATAGTgggaaaaaaaaagattatgCAGGGGTTTCGctattaaatatcaaatatactGGTGGTCACCCGCACACATAGAGAGATAATCatatacagacagagagagtggatGTGCTCTAACGCTTTCTATTGCCCTGCCTGCAGCTATGGTCGGGAATGTATTTTATACATATCTCGTCCTTGCATTCATATTATAATTTGTTCCACCGCCGGCCATGTTATTTAGCTACGCACTTACATCGTAAAAATGTCAGAAACTATGGTGTTGATCCCCCCAGGTCCTTATGCCTCCTCTCATACGAGTAGGAGTATATGTTTATCATTATTTCTCTTCACTTTCCAGACCCTTTGCGTTGCTTGAAATGCTACTCCGAAGCAATGTGTAGTGGAATGTCGGGAGTGGAATATCTTTCCttaaagaaaaacgagaagggacttgTGAGACACTTCTtgcgcgtcacaacttttatacccggcactcagtactacatctgtaccttagcggttttttgtcaaatttaacatttttttcttcatctgtcatctatgtacatctacaacacttctcacgccaacacgctcctttcgctcgccacccttccctagagccacacactgcagagtcatggtagaggcagaggcagagatgcggcagaggcagaggctactacacgaagcagagggtgaatgagagaatgtgaaaaaagcaacgaaagctgcgggacagggtgggtttagccactgcagaggcagaggccgcataATGCAGAAgtagagtgtgaatgagagaatgtgaaaaaaaaaaacaaatataagctaggggacggggtgggtttagccactgccaattaatttcttcattctggctataataatgatccaaggatcccaatttggtgatcggATAgttatggtcattccctacggaatggcggaatttcttaaaaaatcttaaatcttcaaaattgtaggtttgggaggttttcgcccttttgctggGGCGgaggggggcggggctcattttttaaatacacttgtaacagtgtgagcgtACAGATGTCtcgatgcaaaacttggtggctctagcttttatggtatcggagatccaggcgctcaacatgaCGGACGGgctgacggacggacagacagacagggctcaatcgactcggctattgatgctgatcaagaatatttatacttaatggggtcggaaacgtttccttctgtgcgttacatacatccactttgtgcacaaatacaatacaccctaattactcttcgagtaccgggtataaaaagatgATTTGATTCGAAGAGGGAACATtttgtcgggtagtgttattAATGTGTGGATTCAATGATTGTATAAGAGTCAAAAGGGATACAACACTCGTAGAACATGTTTAATAGAATCCAAAAACCCTGGGACCGTTTTTCGTTGCTTCATGAAGCGCACTTCTCGTTTCGGAAGTGACAAATTTACATATCTGGCTTTATATAAATGATGTTCAAAATCACGCTTGGCTGTAACAGTTTTACATATACCTGAACCCTTCTCAAAATTTGACAATCTAATTTTAGCGACCAAGAGATATCATATTCTCTGCCATCTTGAATCATTAATCAAGTGCCACACAGTTACAAGTGTGTTTCAAAATTTCATCCCGgtcccttccgcccccgcaaaggaCGATAATCTGCAGTATCCACAATTTTCGGTACTCGAAAAATGTTGCGTATGtgcggaaaaaatgtaacacacaaaaggaagtgtttccgaccccacaaagtcttcttgatcagcatcaatagccgagtcgatataggcatgtctgtctgtcagtccgtctgtccgagcctgtccgtccgtcttttTGACCgtctggatctcagagactataaaagctagagccaccaagtTTTGCATACAGATGgatgtatgctcacactgttacaagtgtatttcaaaggaaaataaaactaaaaacctcatttcgtagggaaggaccatatcatCACCGAATTGAGAACATATTAGATTATTATtaaagccagaatgaagaaagtccagcatctttttttttgttttttgcacattctctcattccacactctggtTCGTATAGTGTGTGGCTTTAGGGGCggggggggcgagctaaaagagcgtgttggcgtgataagttatgtagatgtagatgacacatgtacaaaaaatgtaaaatgtaaaatttgaaagaacaagtctaaagaacctaaaatctATTTTAAAAATCACGAGAAATtggttctccttctcctttttctagttacttaatagctcggtaaattttcaatgttcttaatgctcaatgctataggatgCTATACTTCGAttcaggatacgtttttcataggaccctaaacagttttacagctttgtaaacagtaagcgtataacgtccgcacatccatagTCGCTTTCATATCTAAATACGCGTCAGGCAATTGCAGATCTTTGTCTGTGCCTCTTCCTGAGCAGTGTGTGGTtcttggggaggggggcgagctaaagaagcgtgttggcgtgagaagtaatgtagatgtatatgttgatgaaagatgtagaaaaaatgtaaaatttaaaaaaaaataaccgttaaggtacagatgttcttCTGAGTACCGgtcataaaagttgtgacccgtaaaaagcgtctcacacgtcccttcacGTTTCTTTTTGCCCTTCGTCTCAACTGTGATGCAACTGAGAGACTGCAATCCTACCATAGTAGATTACTTCTAATCAGCCTTCCATCTTTAGTTAATCGTAAAAAAATGCTTGATTTATGCGCAACTTGACAAGAGGAATGTAGATAAGCCTGATTTGTTGACTCGTATCAACTTGACGATTCCCATTATTCCCcacatgcggcagcgcccctcggttgGTTGGCCGGGAGCcacatgggccacttgatgggaATGTCATTGCGTATCAAAAATAagataaaaataatgttttcagaactttttcaattttccattttccatattttccattttttgtccaGCAAAAGCAGTTGCTTCCTGTCAGGCTTCCTGCTTCCGGGTGGATAAGTACCCCCGCAAAtggt
The sequence above is a segment of the Drosophila subobscura isolate 14011-0131.10 chromosome U, UCBerk_Dsub_1.0, whole genome shotgun sequence genome. Coding sequences within it:
- the LOC117900745 gene encoding male-specific sperm protein Mst87F; the encoded protein is MQITKMCSWPCYPSAALCPCGGCGPSGYYDPCFGPYNGPFNSWCGASGPGFWGGRCC